A region of bacterium DNA encodes the following proteins:
- the nadB gene encoding L-aspartate oxidase, translating into MKIIDCDYLVLGSGIAGLMSALHLARHGRVLVVTKKGRAESNTNYAQGGIACVMDSEDSFAEHVKDTLDAGAGLCDESVVREIVSNGPERIAELERFGLHFAGEPGKDGRVYDLGREGGHSQRRVLHAGDITGQAAEKVLLAQAQADPAISMMDHCMVIDLITTGWLAGRAGSAGPGALRPEDNRCVGVYALDENTGGIFAIRASATVLATGGGGKVYLYTSNPDIATGDGVAMAWRAGLPIKNMEFIQFHPTILHHPKAKSFLISEAVRGEGANLVDAEGRPFMDAYDPRGALAPRDIVARAIDREMKLSGAPCVYLDIRHHPVDFLINRFPNIYARCLSLGIDMARDLIPVVPAAHYFCGGVEATVDGRTAMPGLFACGEVACTGLHGANRLASNSLLEALVCAAKMGEHLGQLERQDMRGVGIPSWEYGAAVPSDESIVLEHNWNEVRTCMWDYVGIVRSDKRLERAARRIRNLREEIRQYYLDYLVTPDILELRNIADVGELIIRSAQLRNESRGLHYTIDYPERNELAARCDTVIQDKPGGGHE; encoded by the coding sequence ATGAAAATTATTGATTGTGATTATCTGGTGTTGGGAAGCGGGATTGCCGGGTTGATGTCAGCCTTGCATCTGGCGCGGCATGGCCGGGTTCTGGTGGTCACCAAGAAGGGCCGTGCGGAGAGTAATACCAATTATGCCCAGGGCGGGATCGCCTGTGTGATGGATTCAGAGGACAGTTTTGCCGAGCATGTGAAGGATACCTTGGATGCAGGCGCGGGGTTGTGTGATGAAAGTGTGGTGCGTGAGATTGTCAGCAATGGGCCCGAGCGGATCGCGGAGTTGGAACGCTTTGGCCTGCATTTTGCCGGGGAGCCGGGCAAAGACGGGCGGGTCTATGATCTGGGACGCGAGGGGGGGCATTCCCAGCGCCGGGTACTCCATGCGGGCGACATTACCGGACAGGCGGCGGAGAAAGTCCTTCTGGCCCAGGCGCAGGCCGATCCGGCGATTTCGATGATGGATCACTGCATGGTTATCGATCTGATTACTACCGGGTGGCTTGCGGGTCGGGCGGGGTCGGCGGGGCCGGGGGCCTTGCGGCCGGAGGATAACCGCTGTGTTGGGGTGTACGCGCTGGATGAGAATACCGGCGGGATCTTTGCCATACGAGCCTCTGCGACGGTGTTGGCGACCGGTGGAGGCGGGAAGGTGTATCTGTATACCAGTAACCCGGATATCGCGACAGGCGACGGGGTGGCCATGGCCTGGCGTGCCGGTTTGCCGATTAAAAACATGGAGTTTATCCAGTTTCATCCCACGATCCTTCACCATCCGAAGGCGAAATCATTTTTAATCAGCGAGGCCGTACGGGGCGAAGGGGCCAACCTGGTGGATGCGGAGGGCCGGCCCTTCATGGATGCCTATGACCCGCGGGGGGCCTTGGCGCCCCGTGATATTGTGGCGCGGGCCATTGACCGGGAAATGAAGTTGAGCGGGGCTCCCTGTGTGTATCTGGATATCCGCCATCATCCGGTCGATTTTTTAATCAACCGGTTTCCGAACATCTATGCCCGATGCCTGTCGCTGGGGATCGATATGGCAAGAGATTTGATTCCCGTTGTTCCGGCGGCGCATTATTTCTGTGGTGGTGTGGAGGCGACGGTGGATGGGCGCACCGCCATGCCGGGCTTATTTGCTTGCGGGGAGGTCGCCTGTACCGGCTTGCACGGGGCCAATCGCCTGGCCAGTAATTCCCTGTTGGAGGCCCTGGTGTGCGCCGCCAAAATGGGTGAGCACCTGGGGCAGTTGGAGCGGCAGGATATGCGCGGGGTGGGGATTCCAAGTTGGGAATACGGAGCGGCGGTCCCTAGTGATGAGAGTATCGTGCTCGAACATAACTGGAATGAGGTTCGCACCTGCATGTGGGATTATGTGGGAATTGTCCGGTCCGATAAACGGTTGGAACGGGCCGCCCGGCGCATTCGTAACCTGCGGGAGGAAATTCGCCAGTATTATCTGGATTACCTGGTCACCCCGGATATTCTTGAACTCCGGAATATCGCGGATGTCGGCGAGTTGATTATCCGGTCGGCCCAATTACGGAATGAAAGCCGGGGCTTGCATTATACCATTGATTACCCGGAGCGGAATGAGTTGGCGGCGAGGTGCGATACGGTGATTCAGGATAAACCCGGGGGCGGCCATGAATAA
- a CDS encoding serine/threonine-protein kinase, producing the protein MTETGKEQVGDYELLALIGDGAQGRVYQGRYTGPTSAQLVQDEIVAIKLIRITGDDDQLRSKFQSQADILRRLSHTNIVRYRDSFSWHSGEWDEAQCLVMEFLEGETLADRLKRANTGLPWAQVEEVFEQCLAGLIHARERGITHRDLKPSNIFITKDGAVKVIDFDIARQDEGGQMSTAGWKGTFDYMAPDFITIPGFRGDEASDIFSLGVCFYQALTGTLPYDGLGESAHIGYLNRWKDGGAPSPSFRPAVFRVLSNAKPFVARCLAAKREQRYATFASMLEDFRKIRSRRIRHKNKDEYELLAVLGRGGFGEVFKARRISDGALVAVKHLFAEKQSERFIKEAKILQQYSHPNLVKYIDFMIVEGAVGEKQYFLILEFLEGMPGWTLRTRLKNEGRLEPSEAFPLYIGYLSALQFLHENSRPIIHRDIKPGNLYAPVGQPGNGKIFDLGVARDVSGTVTVGGVPGTLDYMPPEFAEAGGDRGSPQSDLYALGLCLYESLAGRPVYDRLPTDVNSAWMAFQQRLRKPVELSFEGEAFRQYPRLKGVILKALAQRPVDRYRSAAELKLALEHIQGGTGYDDSPADEGQAELTIATLHSFADENDFPLPEPGATVGTRPLEELERTMAAPLNLMAAGKAEAVRRRRRKVLMLAGLVVVGLVLAGGLGRWMVGSPEARKTEALDRGPERAVKDVEQMSVGLTSPVPSAASVKALQAAALEREWAGACMRIRDQITNARDRDSLRLALVEFGNLEKNPDVKLQPAQVKSVEEAAVARYQLFAGELVRQAKAAYEGDRMAEGQAAGKALTALIASVPERFRKGALSGLDQDVEASRVAAETRQRQAMAIRKSIQDAAQVLTELRGRVGRGNLESCVDGVRILADVSAVALADSGLKDQWESGVAEYSALIERTLMQKDPLSQRLRRLKAVDTVLNEAAVEQVLAGRARTLRETSAKQKTIFILRFCNKSGEDVRISGQELKGKLMLAREGTLDHEWPVHSPGMVVSLMIEGREDRQPRIESVTMRGAGGAELVIAPLEKVLPVAKPVVVATAPVEKALPVAKPVVVEAAPVEKVLPETKPLAIETAPVTSVGAGAPPVAVMSSNGVFNIVVAPRIATIKVDGNSVKAGRVEVSPGENHQVMVDAPGFKSCLQYYRVRAGEVRKIEILLEKDIKRSRFGW; encoded by the coding sequence ATGACGGAGACAGGAAAAGAACAGGTGGGCGATTATGAGTTGCTGGCCCTGATTGGGGATGGCGCTCAAGGTCGTGTCTATCAGGGCCGTTATACGGGGCCAACCTCGGCGCAACTTGTGCAGGATGAAATCGTTGCGATTAAATTGATCAGGATTACCGGCGACGATGATCAATTGCGTTCCAAGTTTCAGTCACAGGCGGATATTTTGCGCCGCCTGTCGCATACCAATATTGTCCGCTATCGCGATAGCTTTTCATGGCATTCAGGGGAATGGGATGAGGCGCAATGCCTGGTGATGGAGTTTTTGGAAGGGGAGACCCTGGCCGACCGCTTGAAGCGGGCCAATACCGGACTGCCCTGGGCACAAGTTGAGGAAGTGTTTGAACAATGCCTGGCCGGATTGATCCATGCTCGCGAACGGGGGATCACGCACAGGGATCTCAAGCCGTCTAATATATTTATTACAAAAGATGGGGCGGTCAAGGTCATCGACTTTGACATTGCGCGGCAGGATGAAGGCGGCCAGATGAGTACGGCCGGATGGAAGGGGACATTTGATTATATGGCTCCGGACTTCATCACCATTCCGGGTTTCCGGGGGGATGAGGCGTCAGATATTTTCAGTCTTGGGGTTTGCTTCTATCAGGCGTTGACGGGGACGTTGCCATATGACGGGTTGGGTGAGTCTGCGCATATCGGCTATTTGAACCGGTGGAAAGATGGTGGGGCGCCATCGCCTTCGTTCCGTCCGGCTGTGTTCCGGGTATTGAGTAACGCGAAACCGTTTGTGGCGCGTTGTCTGGCCGCCAAACGGGAGCAGCGGTATGCCACCTTTGCTTCGATGCTGGAAGATTTTCGCAAAATACGGAGCCGCCGGATCCGGCACAAGAATAAAGATGAATATGAACTGCTGGCCGTTCTGGGGCGTGGTGGATTTGGCGAGGTGTTCAAGGCGCGTCGGATTTCCGATGGAGCCCTGGTGGCGGTCAAACATCTGTTTGCTGAAAAACAATCAGAACGGTTTATCAAGGAAGCTAAAATCCTGCAGCAGTATTCCCATCCCAATCTGGTCAAGTATATTGACTTTATGATTGTTGAGGGAGCGGTAGGCGAAAAGCAGTATTTTCTGATTCTGGAATTTCTGGAGGGGATGCCCGGCTGGACGCTGCGAACTCGGCTTAAAAATGAGGGGAGGTTGGAGCCGTCTGAAGCCTTCCCGCTCTATATCGGGTATTTGTCAGCCCTTCAATTCCTGCATGAAAATTCACGTCCGATCATTCACCGGGACATCAAGCCGGGCAACTTGTATGCTCCAGTGGGGCAGCCCGGCAATGGGAAGATCTTTGACCTCGGCGTGGCTCGGGATGTTTCCGGGACGGTGACGGTGGGCGGGGTTCCCGGGACGTTGGATTATATGCCACCGGAATTTGCCGAGGCAGGTGGAGATCGCGGCTCTCCTCAATCGGACCTCTATGCGCTGGGGCTATGCCTTTATGAATCGCTGGCAGGCCGGCCGGTCTACGATCGGTTGCCTACCGACGTAAATTCGGCCTGGATGGCGTTTCAGCAACGCTTGCGCAAGCCGGTAGAGCTGTCTTTTGAAGGGGAGGCCTTCAGGCAGTATCCCCGTTTGAAAGGGGTGATCCTGAAGGCGCTTGCGCAACGCCCGGTTGATCGCTACCGGAGCGCGGCTGAGTTGAAATTGGCTCTTGAACATATTCAGGGGGGAACCGGGTATGATGACAGCCCGGCGGATGAGGGCCAGGCGGAGCTGACCATTGCCACGCTGCATTCATTTGCCGATGAGAATGACTTTCCTTTGCCGGAGCCCGGGGCTACCGTGGGCACCCGCCCGCTGGAGGAACTTGAGAGGACGATGGCGGCTCCACTCAATCTGATGGCTGCCGGCAAGGCGGAGGCGGTGCGGCGGAGACGACGTAAGGTCCTGATGCTCGCGGGATTGGTGGTCGTCGGGCTCGTGCTGGCGGGAGGCCTGGGGCGCTGGATGGTGGGTAGTCCGGAGGCTCGTAAAACGGAGGCTTTGGACCGGGGGCCTGAACGTGCGGTTAAGGACGTTGAGCAGATGTCCGTTGGACTGACGTCACCGGTGCCGTCGGCGGCTTCCGTCAAGGCACTGCAGGCGGCAGCGTTGGAGCGTGAATGGGCCGGGGCGTGTATGCGGATCAGGGACCAGATTACTAATGCACGCGACCGGGATTCGCTGCGGTTGGCGCTTGTCGAGTTTGGCAATTTGGAAAAGAATCCTGACGTCAAATTACAGCCCGCCCAGGTCAAATCTGTGGAGGAGGCCGCGGTCGCCAGGTATCAGCTGTTTGCCGGGGAGCTAGTCCGCCAGGCTAAGGCTGCTTATGAGGGGGACCGGATGGCCGAAGGACAGGCTGCGGGGAAGGCCTTGACGGCCCTGATCGCCTCGGTGCCGGAGCGGTTCAGGAAGGGGGCGCTCTCGGGGCTGGATCAGGACGTGGAGGCCAGCCGTGTGGCGGCTGAGACGCGACAGCGTCAGGCGATGGCCATCCGGAAGAGCATCCAGGACGCGGCTCAGGTATTGACAGAACTCCGGGGCCGGGTCGGGCGGGGCAATCTTGAGAGCTGTGTGGATGGGGTGCGGATTCTTGCGGACGTTTCAGCGGTGGCTTTGGCTGATTCCGGACTGAAGGATCAGTGGGAGTCCGGGGTAGCTGAGTATTCAGCGCTTATCGAGCGGACGTTGATGCAAAAGGACCCGCTTTCGCAGCGGTTACGCCGGCTCAAGGCGGTGGATACGGTGCTGAACGAGGCTGCGGTAGAGCAGGTGTTGGCGGGACGGGCCAGGACGCTGCGCGAAACTTCAGCAAAACAAAAAACGATATTTATTCTGCGCTTCTGCAACAAGTCGGGGGAGGATGTCCGGATCTCGGGACAGGAGCTCAAAGGCAAATTGATGTTAGCCCGGGAGGGAACGTTGGATCATGAGTGGCCGGTTCATTCGCCCGGAATGGTTGTTTCGCTAATGATTGAAGGGCGTGAAGACCGACAACCTCGGATTGAGTCGGTGACGATGCGGGGCGCAGGTGGGGCAGAACTGGTGATCGCCCCCCTGGAGAAAGTGTTGCCAGTAGCCAAGCCTGTAGTCGTCGCGACGGCGCCGGTAGAGAAAGCGTTGCCAGTAGCCAAGCCTGTAGTCGTCGAGGCGGCGCCGGTAGAGAAAGTGTTGCCAGAAACAAAGCCTTTGGCCATCGAGACGGCCCCTGTGACGTCGGTTGGGGCTGGTGCTCCCCCGGTGGCCGTGATGAGTAGCAATGGTGTTTTTAATATTGTTGTTGCGCCCAGAATCGCCACCATCAAGGTGGACGGCAATAGTGTGAAGGCGGGTCGAGTTGAGGTCTCTCCTGGAGAAAATCATCAGGTCATGGTGGATGCGCCTGGGTTTAAATCATGTTTGCAGTATTATCGTGTGCGGGCCGGCGAAGTCCGTAAGATTGAGATTCTGTTAGAGAAGGACATCAAGCGGTCTAGGTTCGGATGGTAA
- a CDS encoding protein phosphatase 2C domain-containing protein yields the protein MNTQFEYLSSAELTDVGRRRKNNEDSMISLPGSGVFCVADGMGGVQGGEVASKAVVDALRKTFLESPDARYSVTAEASAILFERALNEASRWIKERADGLGINGTGSTAVGLVFDRVFPSRGIALHAGDSRAYRLRRDTLVQLTTDHSVAAAAGLPDDSTLPLMFRGVITRAVGLDRNVILEATPFDVAAGDIFLLCSDGLDKMLSDRRIHKIIRKHQSDPLEQMAKLLIDEALHEGGDDNVTVIVIRVASPLPEGPTMETPPETLALQQLVVGATERPEPAPGHEEQDETGETANTAGTMATEGVTPDSPDSGRGREQTPVTPARVNPGIRRIPPASSESMIWVWLLFALVILAGVGTFLVLRTNVFDHVGALKEAPAARLPAPAVPKGDAVGNEHPAAGAEGQGGTQE from the coding sequence GTGAATACCCAGTTTGAATATCTGTCGTCCGCCGAATTGACGGATGTCGGGCGGCGGCGGAAAAATAATGAAGATTCCATGATCAGTCTGCCCGGGAGCGGTGTGTTCTGCGTGGCGGATGGGATGGGCGGGGTTCAGGGGGGCGAGGTGGCCAGCAAGGCGGTCGTGGATGCCTTGCGAAAGACCTTCCTTGAATCACCGGATGCCCGCTATTCGGTGACGGCGGAGGCCTCTGCCATATTATTCGAGCGGGCACTGAATGAGGCGAGTCGCTGGATCAAGGAGCGTGCGGATGGACTGGGCATCAACGGCACAGGAAGTACGGCGGTCGGTCTGGTGTTTGATCGGGTGTTTCCATCCAGGGGGATTGCCCTGCATGCGGGCGATAGTCGGGCCTACCGCCTTCGTCGGGATACCTTGGTCCAGTTGACGACGGATCACTCTGTCGCGGCCGCGGCGGGGCTTCCCGACGACAGCACGTTGCCCCTCATGTTCCGGGGCGTTATTACGCGTGCGGTCGGGCTGGATCGGAATGTGATCCTTGAAGCCACTCCGTTTGATGTGGCGGCGGGGGATATTTTCCTGCTGTGTTCCGACGGCTTGGATAAGATGTTGAGCGATCGGCGGATTCACAAGATTATCAGGAAGCATCAGTCTGACCCCCTTGAGCAGATGGCGAAATTGCTGATTGATGAAGCCTTGCATGAGGGGGGGGATGATAATGTCACGGTTATTGTGATTAGGGTAGCGAGCCCTCTCCCCGAGGGTCCCACCATGGAGACGCCGCCCGAGACTCTGGCTCTGCAGCAACTGGTAGTGGGAGCCACCGAGAGGCCTGAACCCGCCCCGGGTCACGAGGAACAGGATGAGACCGGCGAAACAGCCAACACGGCGGGGACCATGGCGACCGAGGGGGTCACCCCTGATAGTCCCGATTCAGGGCGCGGTCGGGAGCAGACTCCGGTCACTCCGGCGCGTGTTAATCCAGGAATCAGGCGCATTCCCCCGGCTTCTTCTGAGAGCATGATCTGGGTATGGCTCCTTTTTGCGTTGGTGATCCTGGCAGGAGTGGGGACCTTTCTGGTGCTGAGAACGAATGTTTTTGATCACGTTGGTGCGCTTAAAGAAGCCCCGGCCGCCCGGTTGCCCGCTCCTGCAGTCCCTAAGGGCGATGCGGTCGGCAATGAACACCCTGCCGCTGGTGCAGAGGGACAAGGTGGAACTCAGGAATGA